In Deltaproteobacteria bacterium, one genomic interval encodes:
- the rfbC gene encoding dTDP-4-dehydrorhamnose 3,5-epimerase, which produces MKATALSIPGLFLLEPRVFGDARGFFLESYNQKAFRQAVGLDVSFVQDNHSRSMKGVLRGLHYQIPPKAQGKLVRVVRGAVFDVAVDIRKGSPAFGRWIGMELTEDNHRMLWIPPGLAHGFLVMSESADLLYKTTDFYAPECERCILWNDPTIGINWPVTGTPILSDKDRQGRPFTEAEYFE; this is translated from the coding sequence ATGAAGGCCACAGCACTCTCCATCCCAGGGCTCTTCCTTCTCGAACCCCGGGTATTTGGCGACGCCCGTGGCTTTTTCCTCGAAAGTTACAACCAAAAGGCGTTTCGCCAGGCCGTTGGGCTGGATGTCTCCTTTGTCCAGGACAACCACAGCCGAAGCATGAAGGGGGTCCTCCGGGGGCTTCACTACCAGATCCCTCCGAAGGCCCAGGGCAAGCTTGTGCGCGTGGTTCGAGGCGCGGTCTTCGATGTGGCAGTGGACATACGAAAGGGCTCCCCTGCCTTTGGCAGGTGGATAGGCATGGAGCTGACAGAAGACAACCACCGAATGCTCTGGATCCCTCCGGGCCTTGCCCACGGATTTCTTGTCATGAGCGAATCAGCCGATCTTCTTTACAAGACAACGGACTTCTACGCGCCCGAATGCGAACGCTGCATCCTCTGGAACGATCCTACGATCGGGATCAACTGGCCCGTCACAGGCACGCCGATCCTCTCAGACAAGGACCGGCAAGGCAGGCCCTTTACCGAAGCGGAGTACTTTGAATGA
- the rfbD gene encoding dTDP-4-dehydrorhamnose reductase: protein MRILLFGRNGQVGRELSRTLLPLGEVKALGRAEADLSDPDGLRQVLLAHAPHFIVNAAAYTAVDRAESDKGTACRINAEAVGVMARYAAENAAVLVHYSTDYVFDGEKAGAYEETDAPNPINAYGRTKLAGERAIQESGCTAFIFRTSWVYSAHGANFIRTILRLARERSAIDVVADQHGAPTSAELIADVTALAIFALRKGLIDPGIYHLTPGGGTTWHGLACRVVDRARSLQPGLALAPEGIRPIPSEAYASPARRPRNSLLDTKKLCRALDLYLPDWTVHVDRVIEQMAGRGTP, encoded by the coding sequence ATGAGGATCCTCCTATTCGGCAGGAACGGGCAGGTCGGGCGTGAACTCTCCAGGACCCTGCTCCCCCTGGGTGAGGTGAAGGCCCTTGGGCGCGCCGAGGCGGATCTCTCGGATCCGGACGGGCTCCGCCAGGTCCTTCTCGCCCATGCCCCCCACTTCATCGTCAACGCCGCGGCCTACACCGCAGTGGACAGGGCGGAATCAGACAAAGGGACCGCCTGCCGGATAAATGCCGAGGCAGTGGGCGTGATGGCCCGATATGCCGCAGAAAACGCCGCCGTCCTGGTGCATTACTCCACAGACTACGTCTTTGACGGAGAAAAGGCCGGGGCCTACGAAGAGACGGACGCGCCTAACCCCATTAACGCCTATGGACGCACCAAACTGGCCGGGGAAAGGGCGATCCAGGAAAGCGGCTGCACGGCCTTCATATTCCGGACAAGCTGGGTCTATTCGGCCCACGGGGCCAATTTCATTAGGACCATCCTCAGGCTCGCCCGTGAGCGCAGTGCCATCGACGTGGTGGCAGACCAGCACGGCGCGCCCACATCCGCCGAGCTCATCGCAGATGTCACGGCCCTTGCCATCTTCGCCCTGCGCAAGGGGCTCATCGATCCTGGCATCTACCACCTGACGCCCGGAGGTGGCACCACCTGGCACGGCCTTGCCTGCCGCGTGGTGGATCGGGCCCGCTCGCTACAGCCAGGCCTTGCACTCGCACCAGAGGGGATCCGCCCCATCCCCAGCGAGGCATACGCCAGCCCGGCCCGAAGACCTCGAAACTCCCTCCTTGATACGAAAAAACTCTGCCGCGCCCTGGATCTCTACCTCCCGGACTGGACGGTCCACGTGGATCGCGTTATCGAACAGATGGCAGGCAGGGGCACGCCATGA
- the rfbB gene encoding dTDP-glucose 4,6-dehydratase produces MAILVTGGAGFIGANFVCDWLSQNDEPVVNLDKLTYAGNLANLAALQNDPRHIFIRGDIGDRALVTRLLVENRVRAVVNFAAESHVDRSIHGPEDFIQTNVTGTFRLLEAARAYWNDLPTPERERFRFLHISTDEVYGSLGPNDPPFCETTRYAPNSPYSASKAASDHLVRAWHHTYGLPTLITNCSNNYGPYQFPEKLIPLCIHNALAGSPLPIYGDGRQIRDWLFVTDHCEALRRVLEAGRLGEVYNIGGRNEKTNLEVVERICAILDEIHPRADGKGYAEQITFVKDRPGHDRRYAIDTSKIERELGWAPATTFETGLRKTVRWYLDHPEWVAGVTSGAYRRWVERQYA; encoded by the coding sequence ATGGCCATACTCGTCACTGGCGGCGCCGGATTCATCGGCGCCAATTTCGTTTGCGACTGGCTCTCGCAAAATGACGAACCTGTTGTCAACCTGGACAAGCTGACCTACGCCGGAAACCTGGCAAATCTCGCCGCGCTCCAAAACGATCCCCGCCACATCTTCATCCGGGGCGACATTGGAGACCGGGCCCTGGTCACCCGGCTCCTTGTGGAAAACAGGGTGCGCGCCGTTGTGAACTTTGCCGCTGAGTCCCACGTGGACCGATCCATCCACGGCCCTGAGGATTTCATCCAGACCAACGTCACTGGCACATTCCGGCTCCTGGAGGCCGCGCGGGCTTACTGGAATGATCTGCCGACCCCGGAACGAGAGAGGTTCCGGTTTCTGCACATCTCGACCGACGAGGTCTATGGCTCGCTCGGACCTAATGATCCGCCCTTTTGCGAAACGACCCGCTACGCCCCGAACAGCCCATACTCTGCGAGCAAGGCGGCAAGCGACCACCTGGTACGTGCCTGGCACCACACCTACGGCCTCCCCACCCTCATCACGAACTGCTCCAACAACTACGGCCCGTACCAGTTCCCGGAGAAACTCATCCCCCTTTGCATCCACAACGCCCTTGCCGGAAGCCCCCTTCCCATCTACGGCGACGGCCGCCAAATCCGTGACTGGCTCTTCGTTACAGACCACTGCGAGGCCCTTAGGAGGGTGCTCGAGGCGGGCAGGCTCGGAGAGGTGTACAACATCGGCGGCCGGAACGAAAAGACCAACCTCGAGGTAGTAGAAAGGATCTGCGCCATCCTCGACGAAATTCATCCCCGTGCCGACGGCAAGGGCTATGCCGAGCAGATCACCTTTGTGAAGGACCGGCCCGGACACGACCGCCGCTACGCCATCGACACGTCAAAGATAGAACGCGAACTGGGTTGGGCCCCTGCCACGACCTTTGAGACCGGTCTTCGAAAGACCGTCCGGTGGTATCTGGACCACCCCGAGTGGGTGGCGGGCGTGACCAGCGGTGCGTATCGCCGCTGGGTGGAGAGACAGTACGCATGA
- a CDS encoding Uma2 family endonuclease yields the protein MGLPRRDTARYTYGEYRRWPEDARYELIDGAAYAMTPAPSRRHQEILLELARQVANALAGKTCRPFIAPFDVRLPREDEPDDEIETVVQPDLSVICDPAKLDEQGCRGAPDWVVEVLSPATAGHDHIIKRSVYERSGVREYWLVHPVDRIVIVYLLDEGGRFGVPEIRELAGRQQVGVIPGVEIDWDQFGPIFSTD from the coding sequence ATGGGCCTTCCACGACGAGACACGGCACGCTACACCTACGGCGAATACCGGCGTTGGCCGGAGGACGCGCGATACGAGCTCATAGACGGCGCGGCCTATGCCATGACGCCCGCCCCCTCGCGCCGTCACCAGGAGATCCTTCTGGAACTTGCGCGCCAGGTGGCGAACGCCCTGGCGGGAAAGACCTGCCGCCCGTTCATAGCTCCCTTTGACGTACGCCTTCCGAGGGAGGATGAGCCGGACGACGAGATCGAAACCGTCGTGCAACCTGACCTCTCCGTGATATGCGACCCGGCCAAGCTCGACGAACAGGGCTGCCGCGGCGCACCTGACTGGGTGGTGGAGGTGCTCTCCCCTGCCACAGCCGGACATGACCACATCATAAAACGCTCCGTCTATGAGCGAAGCGGCGTCAGAGAATACTGGCTCGTGCATCCTGTGGACCGGATCGTGATTGTTTATCTCCTGGATGAAGGAGGCCGCTTCGGGGTGCCCGAGATCCGCGAGCTCGCCGGAAGGCAGCAGGTTGGGGTGATCCCCGGGGTCGAGATCGACTGGGACCAGTTCGGGCCGATATTTTCTACCGATTGA
- a CDS encoding transcriptional repressor, producing the protein MRRNTTQRMTIEEVFRENDRPLSVEEILTLGRVRVGSLNQSTVYRNLKILVADGRLRRISHPTFGTLYERAGKGHHHYFSCRVCRRSYELPGCALREEHIAPEGFVVEDHEIFMVGVCPSCGKVEKRQAPRRI; encoded by the coding sequence ATGAGACGGAACACGACCCAGCGCATGACCATCGAAGAGGTCTTTCGGGAGAATGACAGGCCCCTGAGTGTGGAAGAGATCCTCACTTTGGGCCGCGTACGCGTGGGGTCCTTAAACCAGTCAACGGTTTACCGGAATCTCAAGATCTTGGTCGCTGACGGACGGTTGAGGCGCATCTCCCACCCTACTTTCGGGACCCTGTACGAGCGGGCGGGCAAGGGGCACCATCACTACTTTTCCTGCCGCGTATGCCGTCGTTCCTACGAGCTCCCCGGTTGTGCCCTAAGGGAGGAGCACATCGCCCCTGAAGGGTTCGTCGTGGAGGACCACGAGATATTCATGGTCGGCGTTTGCCCGTCCTGTGGCAAGGTGGAGAAGCGCCAGGCTCCCCGCCGTATTTGA
- the uvrB gene encoding excinuclease ABC subunit UvrB yields the protein MSIFHLHADFAPAGDQPKAISSLVAGITAGVPHQVLLGVTGSGKTFTMANVIAQIGRPTLVMAPNKTLAAQLYGEFKALFPENAVEYFVSYYDYYQPEAYIPQTDTYIEKDSSINDFIDRLRHSATHSLLTRRDVIIVASVSCIYGLGSPEMYKDMNLYLKRGAVMSREALISRLVAMLYERNDTDFHRGTFRVRGDVVEIFPAHEDDRAIRVELFGDEIESLRVIDPLKGTAVSSIRDVVLHPSSHYVTAKSGLERAIVSIENELDERLHELESQNRLVEAQRLESRTRLDLEMLRELGYCHGIENYARHLSGRAPGEPPPTLLEYFPEDFLVFIDESHITIPQIRGMYEGDRSRKNTLVEFGFRLPSALDNRPLRFDEFERCVTQAVYVSATPGPYELEKAGGHVAEQIIRPTGLVDPRMEVRPARTQVDDLLEEIRIRIERRERVLVTTLTKRMAEDLTEYLASLGVRVRYLHSDIKTVERTQLIQGLRKGDFDVLIGINLLREGLDIPEVSLVAVLDADKEGFLRSERSLIQTAGRAARNADGLCILYADEITGSIRRTLDETERRRRIQIAHNREHGITPRSIKKRLDETLATLYAEEKSLVEEVAEVVPAYGTQAELEERIHALEDEMRAAAKELRFERAAELRDTIKRLKEFAVKYGGEPGASPPCHRTGKRRP from the coding sequence ATGAGTATCTTCCATCTTCATGCGGACTTCGCCCCAGCCGGAGACCAGCCGAAGGCCATCTCCAGCCTCGTCGCAGGTATCACAGCCGGCGTCCCCCACCAGGTCCTCCTCGGTGTCACCGGCTCGGGCAAGACCTTCACCATGGCAAACGTCATCGCACAGATCGGCAGGCCCACCCTCGTCATGGCCCCGAACAAGACCCTGGCTGCCCAGCTCTACGGGGAATTCAAGGCCCTCTTTCCGGAAAACGCCGTGGAATACTTCGTGAGCTACTACGACTATTACCAGCCAGAGGCCTACATCCCACAGACCGACACGTACATCGAAAAGGACTCGTCCATCAACGACTTCATTGACCGACTGCGCCATTCTGCCACCCACTCCCTCCTGACGAGGAGGGACGTGATCATTGTGGCAAGTGTGTCGTGCATCTACGGCCTCGGCTCCCCGGAGATGTACAAGGACATGAACCTCTACCTGAAGCGCGGGGCGGTCATGAGCCGAGAGGCGCTCATCAGCCGCCTTGTGGCCATGCTCTATGAAAGGAACGACACGGACTTCCACCGCGGGACCTTTCGAGTCCGGGGAGACGTGGTGGAGATCTTTCCTGCGCACGAAGACGACCGGGCCATTCGAGTGGAGCTCTTCGGAGATGAGATCGAGTCCCTCCGCGTCATCGACCCCCTGAAGGGCACGGCCGTATCCTCTATTCGAGACGTGGTCCTGCACCCGTCGAGCCACTACGTCACGGCAAAAAGCGGGCTTGAACGGGCCATTGTCTCCATAGAAAACGAACTGGATGAACGGCTCCACGAGCTCGAGTCCCAAAACCGGCTCGTTGAGGCCCAGCGTCTTGAGAGCCGCACGCGCCTGGATCTGGAGATGCTCCGGGAGCTCGGCTACTGTCACGGCATCGAAAACTACGCCCGCCACCTCTCAGGCAGGGCCCCAGGCGAGCCCCCTCCCACCCTCCTCGAGTATTTCCCAGAGGACTTTCTCGTCTTCATTGACGAAAGCCACATCACGATCCCGCAGATCCGGGGCATGTATGAAGGGGACCGGTCGAGAAAAAACACCCTTGTGGAGTTCGGTTTCCGTCTCCCATCGGCCCTGGACAACCGACCGCTCCGTTTCGACGAGTTCGAGAGGTGCGTCACACAGGCCGTTTATGTCTCTGCCACCCCTGGCCCCTACGAGCTGGAAAAGGCCGGCGGGCATGTGGCTGAGCAGATCATCCGGCCGACAGGCCTCGTGGATCCGCGCATGGAGGTCCGCCCCGCCAGGACCCAGGTGGATGACCTCCTCGAGGAGATCCGCATACGCATCGAACGCCGAGAGCGGGTCCTTGTCACCACCCTTACGAAACGCATGGCCGAGGACCTCACAGAGTACCTCGCATCCCTCGGTGTTCGAGTCCGGTACCTCCACTCTGACATCAAGACCGTAGAGAGGACCCAGCTCATCCAGGGGCTCCGAAAGGGGGACTTCGACGTCCTCATCGGCATCAACCTCCTCCGTGAGGGACTCGACATCCCGGAGGTCTCCCTTGTGGCCGTACTCGACGCGGACAAGGAAGGCTTTCTCCGCTCTGAGCGCTCCCTCATCCAGACAGCAGGACGGGCGGCCCGAAACGCAGACGGCCTCTGCATCCTTTACGCCGACGAGATCACGGGCTCCATACGCCGGACCCTGGACGAGACCGAACGCCGCCGCAGGATCCAGATCGCCCATAACCGGGAACACGGCATCACGCCCCGGTCCATCAAGAAACGGCTCGACGAGACCCTCGCCACGCTCTACGCAGAGGAGAAAAGCCTCGTGGAGGAGGTGGCCGAGGTCGTCCCTGCCTACGGCACACAGGCGGAGCTCGAAGAGCGGATCCACGCACTCGAGGATGAGATGCGGGCCGCTGCCAAGGAACTCCGGTTCGAACGGGCGGCGGAACTCCGTGACACCATCAAGAGGCTCAAGGAGTTCGCCGTCAAATACGGCGGGGAGCCTGGCGCTTCTCCACCTTGCCACAGGACGGGCAAACGCCGACCATGA
- a CDS encoding ABC transporter ATP-binding protein: protein MALCVLEDIYKTYQLGENVVHVLKGITLSIERGEFVAIMGSSGSGKTTLMNILGCLDTPTSGRYRLGDQEVSALPDDALSTIRNCHIGFVFQNFSLLSYITVLENVLLPTVYSQKRMDSHRERAMELLELVGLQGKAPFRPNQLSGGQQQRVAIARAIVNDPELILADEPTGQLDSATSREIMGIFSDLNARGKTVVVVTHDPSIAAHAQRTIRIEDGRIVDS from the coding sequence ATGGCACTCTGCGTTCTGGAGGACATCTACAAGACCTACCAGCTCGGGGAAAACGTGGTCCATGTTCTGAAGGGGATCACGCTCTCCATCGAACGCGGTGAGTTCGTGGCCATCATGGGGAGCTCCGGATCTGGAAAGACCACCCTCATGAACATCCTCGGCTGCCTGGACACCCCGACCTCTGGACGCTACCGCCTCGGAGACCAGGAGGTATCGGCGCTCCCGGACGACGCGCTCTCCACCATTCGAAACTGCCATATAGGATTCGTCTTTCAGAACTTCTCGCTCCTTTCCTACATAACCGTCTTGGAAAACGTCCTTCTGCCCACTGTCTACTCCCAGAAACGCATGGACAGCCACAGAGAGCGGGCCATGGAACTTCTTGAGCTCGTGGGTCTTCAAGGCAAGGCCCCCTTTCGGCCAAACCAGCTCTCAGGCGGACAGCAGCAAAGGGTCGCCATCGCCAGGGCCATCGTAAACGACCCGGAACTCATCCTTGCAGATGAACCCACGGGCCAGCTCGACAGCGCGACATCCCGGGAGATCATGGGGATCTTCTCCGACCTGAACGCCAGGGGCAAGACCGTAGTCGTCGTGACCCACGACCCGTCCATCGCGGCTCACGCCCAAAGGACTATCCGGATCGAAGACGGACGCATCGTGGATTCATGA
- a CDS encoding efflux RND transporter periplasmic adaptor subunit — protein MMKKIPRGVLIISAAALLAVCVFLAYLILRPADGPQVIETARAERSFLRDVLIETGIIKPQVGAEIKIGSRATGRVMEMHVKVGDRVRAGDMIARIDDEEILQVLEQKKAELKAAQERLRQVRLTYPKRIEEARSDHEYARITYERAEELIRNDYTTRDAVDQARNQFEATAARLKALEEEYRTELSIAEANLKDKEEQVAQQETRLSYTRLLSPIDGIVSEVTITEGETVVTGLQVANLVTILDPTLLEMWIYVDESDIGRVRVGQAVEFTVDTYLDRTFFGTVDRIYPQPVVKDNITYYLAIVPVKKEDATLLKPSMTTNAKVITEEKADALVVPNAAVKYDEGDQVVFRVTDRGKVERVPVRTGIRGEEKTEILSGLSDGDEVATKIILPVKEPGAKAGNRL, from the coding sequence ATGATGAAAAAGATCCCCAGGGGAGTCCTGATCATCTCCGCCGCGGCCCTACTCGCTGTCTGTGTCTTCCTCGCCTACCTGATCCTCCGCCCTGCGGACGGCCCCCAGGTCATCGAGACCGCCCGCGCCGAGCGTTCCTTTCTCAGGGACGTGCTCATCGAGACCGGAATCATCAAGCCCCAGGTCGGGGCCGAGATCAAGATCGGTTCCCGGGCGACCGGGCGGGTCATGGAAATGCACGTCAAGGTCGGTGACCGGGTCAGGGCAGGAGACATGATCGCCCGCATAGACGACGAGGAGATCCTCCAGGTCCTTGAACAGAAAAAGGCGGAGCTCAAGGCCGCGCAAGAAAGGCTCCGCCAGGTCCGGCTCACCTATCCAAAGCGCATCGAGGAGGCACGATCCGACCACGAATATGCCCGCATAACCTATGAAAGGGCCGAGGAACTCATTCGGAACGACTACACCACCCGGGATGCCGTGGATCAGGCACGAAACCAGTTCGAGGCCACTGCCGCCCGCCTCAAGGCCCTTGAGGAGGAGTACCGGACTGAACTCAGCATCGCAGAGGCGAACCTGAAGGACAAGGAAGAGCAGGTCGCGCAACAGGAGACGCGCCTGAGCTACACCCGGCTCCTCTCTCCCATAGACGGGATCGTCTCTGAGGTCACCATAACCGAGGGAGAGACCGTGGTCACGGGGCTCCAGGTGGCCAACCTCGTGACCATCCTCGACCCTACGCTCCTCGAGATGTGGATCTACGTGGATGAAAGCGACATCGGAAGGGTCAGGGTCGGCCAGGCGGTCGAATTCACCGTTGACACCTATCTGGACAGGACCTTCTTCGGCACAGTGGATCGGATCTACCCCCAGCCCGTGGTCAAGGACAACATCACTTATTATCTCGCCATCGTTCCGGTCAAAAAGGAGGACGCCACCTTGCTCAAACCCTCCATGACCACGAACGCGAAGGTCATCACCGAAGAAAAGGCCGACGCCCTGGTGGTCCCGAACGCTGCGGTCAAGTACGATGAGGGAGATCAGGTCGTCTTCCGCGTGACGGACAGGGGCAAGGTGGAGAGGGTTCCGGTCAGGACAGGCATTCGCGGCGAAGAAAAGACGGAGATCCTCTCGGGCCTCTCCGATGGGGACGAGGTCGCGACCAAGATCATCCTTCCGGTGAAGGAACCTGGGGCCAAGGCCGGCAACCGCCTGTAG